Within the Nitrospirota bacterium genome, the region CAAAAGGATTACTTATTACAAAGACCCTCTGCCCCACTTTGAGCTCTGACAGTCTCTGTCCTAAAGTATCTATAGAGCCGCCGGCTATTACTATCTCGTAGCTTCTTGGCCCTAATTCTAAACACAGGGTTTCCTTCACACAGAGCTCAGCGCACCGCTTTCCAGTGCTCTATAATTTCTTGAGCTATCTCCATGGGGCTCTTACCGTCTGTTTCTATGGTTATGTCGGCATTGCGATATTTTTCATCCCGCTGGTTTAACAGTTCTTTGATTTTTTCATAAGGGTTTTCTACTTTAAGAAGAGGCCTGTCTGTGGAATCTTTTGTCCTCTGGAGTATGGTCTCAGGGGTTGCCATAAGACAAACTATCAAACCGTTTTGCCTTAAACAGGCTATATTTTCCTCCCTGAGTACGATTCCGCCTCCGGTTGATATGACAAGTCCGCCACCGCCACCGCTTGAAATCTTTTTAGCCATCCTCGTCTCTTTATCTCTAAAGGAGGGCTCCCCATGCTCTTTGAATATATCGCATATAGTCATACCGGTTTCTGACTCTATTTCCTCATCAACATCCACAAGCTTCATCCCCAGTTCTTTTGCAAGAATCTTTCCTGCCGTGGTCTTACCGGTTCCCATAAAACCTGTTAAAACAATGTTTTTCAATCTATATCCTCTATCAAATAGCAAGACTCAGGGTCTTGGCATTGCTACCACAGTTCCGTACTCGCCCACTGCCACAAAATTACCGCTGCCATAAGCTATCTGGAAAAGTGTATGAGTTGTTCCGGATGTTCTATTATCCCAAGTTTCCCCGTCACGAGAATGCAGGAGAGTGCCGCTTGCGCCAACAACATAGAACTCATTATTACCATAGGCTACACCGTTTAAATTAGCAGTAGTGCCGCTGTTACGCGAGGTCCAGGTATTGCCGTCTGTGGAGGAATATATGGTGCCTGCCTCGCCAACCATTACATACTTAACAAAACCGGTGTAATTGTCGCCGCGTACAATATCATAAAGTGCAAGTGGGTTTGATATACTACCCATGAACGTATAGCTCCAGTTTGTGCCGTTTGTTGACTTTAAGAGCGTACCTGATTCGCCCACTGCAAAAAAAGTACTGGTAGCGTTGTCGTATGCTATTCTGTAGAGATTCTGAGGTGTCCAGCCTGCAACATTAGCGGTAGTCCAGTTACTGTAATTAGTCACATAATTTGGGATACCATTTGAGGTTACGGTCTTTATTACTCCGTTTGCCCCTACTGCTACATAAGTATTGCCAGCATAAGCCACACCATAGAAAACAGTGGTGTTATCGTCACCGTTTATATATGACCATGATGTGGAATCATCTGAATATATTAAAGACCCGCGCATACCGACAGCTATGTAAGATGGGGTTGCCCCATAGGCAACTCCGTAGAGGGATGTGCCATACCCATAATCAATGCTGCCATATGTATTAGTACGAGCCGCCTTAAACCTCCAATTAACAGCATCGGTTGAAGTCAGAATCGTTTTATTATAAAAATAATAAGTTACATTATTGCTATCTGTGGCGCTGCAGTACTCTGCGTCACCAACTATAATGAAATTGTAGTATTTAAAGCTGTCATACTTAATTCCACGAAAATCAACCGTTGTACAGCTGGAATAGTTAGGATCAGTTAACGACGATACAGTGGGTGTAGCGGTGGTCGTGGTAGTAGTGCTGGAGCTTGAGCTGCTGCTTGTTAAGTTGTCTAATGAGCTGGTTGTGGTTGTGCTGCTGGCCACAGAGGTTGTGGTTGTACTGCTGCCGGTTGAGTTGTCAGAAGAGCTGGTTGTGGTTGTTACGGTTGTTGTAGAGCCGCTGGAGGAAGATGAGCTGCCGCTATCTGCTGTGCCGCCTCCACAACCGC harbors:
- a CDS encoding shikimate kinase, producing MKNIVLTGFMGTGKTTAGKILAKELGMKLVDVDEEIESETGMTICDIFKEHGEPSFRDKETRMAKKISSGGGGGLVISTGGGIVLREENIACLRQNGLIVCLMATPETILQRTKDSTDRPLLKVENPYEKIKELLNQRDEKYRNADITIETDGKSPMEIAQEIIEHWKAVR